The sequence below is a genomic window from Desulfomicrobium macestii.
AGCCTCCGTGTTCAGGGATGGCGCGGGGCGGTCTTTGTTGTTGATGACAATTTCATCGGTGATCGCGCCAGATTGAAACAGATAATCCTGCCTGCGCTGATTAAATGGATGAATGAGCATGACTATCCGTTCTATTTCTATACCGAGGCGTCCATCAATCTTGCCGATGACAGCCAACTGATGGAGCTCATGGTCAGGGCCGGCTTTAAGGAGGTTTTCATTGGAATTGAAACCCCCAATGAGGAGAGTCTGGCCGAGAGTGGCAAGGTTCAAAACAGGCACCGAGACCTGCTTTCCTCGGTCCATCGGATTCAACTGGCCGGACTGCAGGTGCAGGGCGGCTTCATCGTTGGGTTCGACAGCGACCCGCCGGCAATTTTTGAAATGCAGATCAAATTCATTGAAGAGAGTGGCATCGTGACCGCGATGGTCGGACTCCTGACTGCCTTGCGAGGTACCCGCCTTTATCAGCGCCTGAACCTGGAAGGGCGATTGGTCGGAGAGGCGAGCGGAAACAACACGGGGATCTCCCTCAATTTTACTCCCCATATGGATGCAGCAACGCTCATCAGCGGCTACCAGTCGATTCTGAATGCCATATATTCACCAAGAAATTTTTATCAGCGCGCTCTCAAGTTCTTAAAAATATATGATCCATTGTGTTTTGGAAAATTTCACTACCAATATGGTTATATCGGAGCTTTTTTTAAATCGATTTTATATCTCGGTATATTAGGAAAGGAAAGATACTATTATTGGAAACTTATGCTGTGGACAATTTTAAGGAAACCAAAACTTTTTCCGTTGGCAGTCACATATGCAATTTACGGATTTCACTTCAGGAAAATAGCAGAAGAGATTAACGGGACGTCTGAAATTGCTGCGGGAAAGTGATATCACGCCATCTCCCGTGTTATCCGGTCCAACATCCGTCGCTAAATAATTTGAATCAATTCAGAGAACTGGCCCTTGCGAAGGACATGTTCCCACGCAAGGGCCATAAATGAATACGCTGCAGCGGATGCGAGCGCTTGGCGTCGATTATCAATACCGCAAAATCGCGGCCAGATACTCGGGCATTGGCATTTGGTCCTGCGGCAGCGCATATACCACTGCTCCCTTGGCCAATGCCTGGATCGCCGCGAGGTCGAGCAGATCTCCGTCGTCACCCGTCTGGAAATCGTGAATTTCTGCGTGTTCTGACTGAGGATCAAACGTGCCCCACACCTGTACGCCCACGGCCACAAACAAGACTTCGATCCTTCCGTGATGAGCATAAGCCAGGGTCTGGGACAGATCCGTGGATGTTTTCCCGCTTCCTTCCAACTGGCGAAAACGCGCGACTGCCTCGTCTCTGCTCTTTTTGAAGAACGGTTCGACCAACACCCATGCCTGGGTGTGCAATTCTTCGGACTTTAGCTTGTCTGCATTGCCAGAAATTCCTGATTCAATCAGATTTTGAAGGCTGCTTGCTTCCCTGTAAATTGAAAACAGGGAATCAACTCCGGCCAGCACAAGCGGAGCGCGTACGTCTACAACAAGTTCTTTTACCCTGTCATCGATCATGCGAAACCAGCGCGACATTCTGATCTTTGTTTCGTTGCCTGCGTCCTGACCATGAAAAACCGCTGACCGTGCGTCGGAGCCGGTTCCTGAAGGAGTGCCCGTATGGAACTGCAATTGTTTGTCAGTTGCTCCGTCCGGAATGGTTTCTTCCAGGTTTTGCGGCAGGTCGCCGAGGTCGACTTCATCGATGCTATGCTGCGTGCACTCCAGGAGCCGGACGTTATTCTGGCTGAGCGTCAGGACATAAAAAACACCGTCTGCGGCCTGAATGGGCAATAGCGGTTTGACATGAAACCGTTTGGGAACAACCGTCAGCTCTTCAAAAGTCACAGGCAGCCTGAAAAAACCAAATTTCTCGGCTGAAAAAAACATGGCCAAACCATCGCTTTGGTGATCCCAAAATGATCGATCCTGAATCAGGGCTTCCGGTTCCGCGAGCATCTTCTGCCTTTCCGCATTTTCGACCCCATTTTCGACGAGTATCTTTTCAGCTTTTCGCAAAAGATTTTTGAAACGTATCGAATTCTGTTCTGTTTCTCTCCCGGCCCGAAATGTCGGCAGGAAAAGAGAAACACACCATCCTGAATTTTCATTCAAAAATAAACTCTGAAAATCATCGTGCAGTATTCTATCCATGAGTACCTCGCTCAAGTTAGTAGTTTATGTCTCGATAAAAATTAACATATTCATTGGAATATAATTTTAAAAAGAATCATTGCAATCAGTATAATATATCAAATAGATTGAAATTTCTTTTAGAATACACGTCATTATTTGTTTTGGCAACTTTCACTTGTTAAATTTGCGTCAAAAAATCTATTGTTTCCGGTGAGGGCTCGGACAGGCTCTCCATGATGCAGAGTCTAGTCATCTGCGCGATACCGTCCCTGGCCACGGGCAGCATGATGATCTTCGTCTCGCGCAGCCTTCAAAAACTCAAAGGCAAGAGAGCTGGGAGAACAATATGATATTCAGGGAGTTTCTCAGCGATGCCCAGGTAACTTTGCAAGAAGGATAAATTTGTGTTATACAATGAATATGAGTTAACTCTATTGGGAAATTATGAATTCACATATATCGAAAAAAATTCTTACTTATTCAACCAGATAATCATTTCATATTTAAGTGTATATGATTGATTTTCATATGTTGACAGATAATATCGTAATCGGTTGTTTTCAAATGAATTTGTGATTTTTTAATCGATATGATATATATAAATGAATTTATATGAATTTGTTCAAAGCGTGTCTGTTGATTTCTATATCAATGAAATCATCAAATCACGCTCAAACCAAGGAGAAAAGTCATGAGTATGAAAGACGCCTATGTGAAGAAGCTGCAGAGCAAGCTGGACGAATGGAATGCTGAAATCGACAAGCTCAAAGCCAA
It includes:
- a CDS encoding B12-binding domain-containing radical SAM protein codes for the protein MKILLLYPHYPNTFWSFRHAMKFIGRKASFPPLGLLTVAAMLPAEWEKKLVDMNVRPLSDDDLKWADCVFISAMTIQRESVLEILSRCRRVGVKTVAGGPLFTSAPDDFPEVDHLVLGEAEVTLAAFLRDLQTDSARHLYMEEQRAKLSTTPLPLWELIDVKNYASMNIQYSRGCPFDCEFCDITALFGRISRTKEVQQLLAELESLRVQGWRGAVFVVDDNFIGDRARLKQIILPALIKWMNEHDYPFYFYTEASINLADDSQLMELMVRAGFKEVFIGIETPNEESLAESGKVQNRHRDLLSSVHRIQLAGLQVQGGFIVGFDSDPPAIFEMQIKFIEESGIVTAMVGLLTALRGTRLYQRLNLEGRLVGEASGNNTGISLNFTPHMDAATLISGYQSILNAIYSPRNFYQRALKFLKIYDPLCFGKFHYQYGYIGAFFKSILYLGILGKERYYYWKLMLWTILRKPKLFPLAVTYAIYGFHFRKIAEEINGTSEIAAGK
- a CDS encoding baeRF7 domain-containing protein, yielding MDRILHDDFQSLFLNENSGWCVSLFLPTFRAGRETEQNSIRFKNLLRKAEKILVENGVENAERQKMLAEPEALIQDRSFWDHQSDGLAMFFSAEKFGFFRLPVTFEELTVVPKRFHVKPLLPIQAADGVFYVLTLSQNNVRLLECTQHSIDEVDLGDLPQNLEETIPDGATDKQLQFHTGTPSGTGSDARSAVFHGQDAGNETKIRMSRWFRMIDDRVKELVVDVRAPLVLAGVDSLFSIYREASSLQNLIESGISGNADKLKSEELHTQAWVLVEPFFKKSRDEAVARFRQLEGSGKTSTDLSQTLAYAHHGRIEVLFVAVGVQVWGTFDPQSEHAEIHDFQTGDDGDLLDLAAIQALAKGAVVYALPQDQMPMPEYLAAILRY